The sequence below is a genomic window from Pseudomonadota bacterium.
TTGGAATAGATTATCGCGAGCGTGGACTCGATGCCGCTCACGTTGAGCCCGCCGCCCTCCTTCACGAGGTCGCTGAGAAGGGCGATCGCCTCGTCGTAGCGGTGCGTCCAGCGACAGCACTTGGCCAAGAGCCACTTCGCCTCCGCGCGCTCCTCGCGGGTGAGGTCCGACCTGGAGAGCAGGCGCTCGAGCCGAGCCGCCGCGTCCTGCCACTGCGACTGCCCGGTGAAGGAGCGTGCGAGCGCCAGCTGGCGGGAGGGGGCGGCCTGCCACCTCTGGACGTCCACGCCGAAGCGACGCTTCACCTCTGAGATGAGACCCGAGATATCCTCGAGGTCGCGCTCGCAGCCTGCGGAGAGCGCCAGCCTCTTGACTCGATCGACGCCCTCGGAGGAGTCGCCCATGAGGACGTACGCCTCAGCCATCTCCCTCTCTATGCGCCGGGCCTCCAGGTCGTCGGCGCCGGCGAGCGCGCGCCCGAGCGCCGCCTGGGCCTCCCCGAAGCGCCTGGCGCCGGCAAGCGCCGTTGCCCTCTCCGCATCGGCGTCGCGGGAGAGCGCGGTGTCCGGAAACTCCTTCGCCAGGGAATCCAGCAGGGCGAGGGCCGCGGCGTGATCTCCCTTCCTGTTGGCCACCGCTGCGCGATAGTAGATGAGGTAGTCGCCGAGCCCGTCGAGCCTGCCGGAGGCCGCCGCGAAGCTCTTCCCGGCCGCGTCCCAGCGGCCGTCGTGGAAGTGTGCGTAGCCGAGGAGGAAATCCCACTCGGGCTGGCTGTATGTGGAGGCGCGGCGCCTGAGGTCCGCTATCCCCGTGATGACCGAGCCGAGGCTCGGAGCTGCAGCCAGTGCGCCTGGGCCGGGCGCCGCAGAGGCCGGGTCAGCGACCTGCGAGGCCCTCGCCCCTCCCTGGGCGCAGGCGACCGCGAACAGGGCGACGAGCGACATCGACAACTTCAATGACGATGAGATCATGAGAAGGGAGAAGACACCAGCCGGGGCGATATTTCCAGCCTAAAATGCATAGCCGAGGGTGAGCAGCAGGGTCCCGTATTTTATATCGGTGCCCAGGAGCGGGTCCTTGAGGTTTCTCACGCGGTCGCGGTTGACCACTATGATGCCGTAGCCGAGCCTTCCGTGTATGGGCAGGCCGTGGCCCAGGACGAAGTCCCCGCGCAGCTCGAGGCCCACTCCCATGAGGAACTGGTCGAAGAAGGTCTTTATGCTGTCGGAGCCCGCCTCGTGGGCGTTCCATGCGTTGCCGTAGTCGACGAATATCGCTCCGCTGAGGTGTTTGAGAAACACCGGCGCCGTCCCCAGCCCGCGCATGGGCTCGACTATGGGGAAACGATACTCCGTCGTGAACACCATCGCCCTGTTGCGCGAGAGGGAGGAGATGGGGAGGCCGCGCAGCTGGAAGTACGTGTACGATCCCCCCGACGCGAGCGGCCCCTCGCCCACCGCGCCGCCGAGCCCGAAAGTTCCCTGGACCGTCTGATCTCCCCACGTCATGCCGCCCGCCGCCCTGATCGCAAGCACGTGGTGACGCCAGAGGCTCACGTACTCGCGCCAGTCGCCTGAGAAGATGATCTGCTCGTTGTTCTCCGCGCTGCCCAGGTGCTTGTCGGTCATGTTGGCGGTGAGCTGTATGGTCCTCCCGTTCTCGCGGCTGATCGAGGCCGGGTATTCCTCGGAGTCCCCGTACTTGTACTGGAAGTTGAAGCCGGCGAAGATCCCCTCGTTGAGCGCGTCCTCCTCCGCCTTGGTGAGGCTCGTTATGGGGATATGGTCCTCGTAGAAATAAGAGAGAACGAAGAGGTGCCTGTTCCACGGCACAGCCACGAACGCCGAGGGGCTGCGCCTCTTCTCGTAGAAATGCACCGTCCTCTGGTCGTCCCGGGTGTTCGGGTCGTTGTCGTAGTCGAAGGTGATATTTCCGAAATCCACCGCGTAGTCCCTGTAGTTGAGGCCAAAGATCACCTTGTGCCTGTTGTACCAGTAGCGGCCGAAGAAACCGAAGTAGTTGGCGTCGGTCCTGTAGGTGAGGCCGGCGAGCCAGTTGTGCCAGCGGAGCGGGTCGGAGCCGCCGGTGAAGGCGCTGGCGAAGATCGTGTCGTCCTGGTAGGCGACCGCGGGGATGATGAACCTCGGCAGCAGCAGCGGCGCTCCCCACGCGACGTAGTTGCGGTCTGTGAGCGCCATCTCCTCCACCGGGTACGGCCCCTCGAGGCCCGCCTTGGCGTCGGGCATCACCATTGCGGTCGTCTCGCCCTGCCCCCTGCCCCTGGTCGTCACCGTGGTGCTCACCCTGACCCCGCCGCGATCGACCTTTCCCTCGCGGTCCCAGAAGTCCGATATCATGCGGGGGCGCCCCTTCTGGACCGGGTAACTCGCTCGAAGGCCGTCGAACCGGCCGATCACGAACCCCTTTGAGGTGTAATACTGGGCGTAGACAGTGCCGCCGGGGCCGACCGAGGGCTGAAACACCCCCGAGAGCACGTTTGTGATCCGCTCGACCTTCCTGCCGTCGGGGCTCGCCCTGTGGAGATTGGCGATGCCGCCTTCGTCGGACGAGAAGTAGATCATGCTCCCGTCGCGCGACCAGACCGGCCTCGACTCGACCACCAGCCCGTCGCTCTTGGTGATCCTCTGGACGGGAATCCCGCCGGCCGTGTAGCGCCAGACGCGCCAGCCCACCCCCGGCTGCCAGACCGAGACCGCCAATGAGCCGCCGTCGGGCGA
It includes:
- a CDS encoding PD40 domain-containing protein is translated as MRTLAISALAALVVALSAPSAHAATFDPGAGWRSLDSAHFKLHYPERLKDVAEKSAVILEEYYPTAVETWGWKPLGKTHVIINDNTDESNGLAAVLPYAWMLIYVAPPNPDSSLAHYDDWLRMLLIHEFTHIVQIDAVGGFWRPFRCVFGKTAAPSGMNPVWFREGVAQFTETYFTQGGRGRGYYSEMVVRMSVLDDAFPSIDEADGLGWRWPGYKGAYIYGIKFTEWLVDVYGVDRYKELDRRIRSSPLLGMLNHHTRNVYGKTFYELWNEWKQALSDGYAAQRAEIEAGGLTAPDETVFAAKRDEEFRIPTLSPDGSRLAYQVVSPHGKPEIMVLDLETGESRRIQRGHTASQFSWSPDGQRLVYSDVGRYKNFNRYSDLWMYDFGEERPKKRLTRLTRGERARDPDFDRSGASVVFVAGDAGTDRLKRIEIASKEIAELTPSVLPYTQFANPRVSPDGGSLAVSVWQPGVGWRVWRYTAGGIPVQRITKSDGLVVESRPVWSRDGSMIYFSSDEGGIANLHRASPDGRKVERITNVLSGVFQPSVGPGGTVYAQYYTSKGFVIGRFDGLRASYPVQKGRPRMISDFWDREGKVDRGGVRVSTTVTTRGRGQGETTAMVMPDAKAGLEGPYPVEEMALTDRNYVAWGAPLLLPRFIIPAVAYQDDTIFASAFTGGSDPLRWHNWLAGLTYRTDANYFGFFGRYWYNRHKVIFGLNYRDYAVDFGNITFDYDNDPNTRDDQRTVHFYEKRRSPSAFVAVPWNRHLFVLSYFYEDHIPITSLTKAEEDALNEGIFAGFNFQYKYGDSEEYPASISRENGRTIQLTANMTDKHLGSAENNEQIIFSGDWREYVSLWRHHVLAIRAAGGMTWGDQTVQGTFGLGGAVGEGPLASGGSYTYFQLRGLPISSLSRNRAMVFTTEYRFPIVEPMRGLGTAPVFLKHLSGAIFVDYGNAWNAHEAGSDSIKTFFDQFLMGVGLELRGDFVLGHGLPIHGRLGYGIIVVNRDRVRNLKDPLLGTDIKYGTLLLTLGYAF